One genomic region from Salvia hispanica cultivar TCC Black 2014 chromosome 2, UniMelb_Shisp_WGS_1.0, whole genome shotgun sequence encodes:
- the LOC125205476 gene encoding F-box/kelch-repeat protein SKIP11 isoform X2 gives MLQDRPCLVSRDCNSMTCEQESNRTMLYGADKVEVKQGKRHLETNGEEDCIVKKVSKHSGDQVDTDLSIGGILKSVSGQSNSHGQDGDDSDSSSLIAGIGQDNSINCLIRCSRADYGLIALLNRSFRSLVRSGELYKLRRKSGVVEHWVYFSCELLEWEAFDPIGCRWMHLPRMYSNDCFVFSDKESLAVGTDLLVFGKNVMAHVIYRYSLLTNTWTTGMSMNEPRCLFGSASLGEIAILAGGCDSKGNILSSAELYNSETRTWMTLPSMKKARKMCSAVFMDGKFYVIGGIGGAESKLLTCGEEYDLEKGTWTEILNMSPKRTSSPRENEPPATSGAPPLIAVVNNELYAADYASMEVSKYNKKSRVWIVVGKLPKRADSMRGWGLAFRGCGDRLIVIGGPRTAGTIQIRCCLLVVNNWFPDAPGSC, from the exons ATGCTGCAAGACCGGCCTTGTTTGGTTTCGAGGGACTGTAATTCAATGACGTGtgaacaagaaagcaataggaCTATGCTCTACGGGGCTGACAAGGTCGAGGTTAAGCAGGGCAAGCGCCACTTGGAAACGAATGGGGAGGAAGATTGCATCGTGAAAAAGGTGTCCAAGCATTCGGGCGATCAAGTAGATACTGATTTGTCTATTGGTGGGATTCTAAAGTCGGTTTCTGGCCAATCGAACAGCCATGGACAAGATGGCGATGATTCAGATTCGAGTTCATTGATTGCTGGCATTGGTCAGGACAACTCGATTAATTGTCTTATACGGTGCTCCCGGGCTGATTATGGTTTAATTGCATTACTGAACCGGAGTTTCCGGTCTCTTGTCCGTAGTGGTGAGCTGTATAAACTACGGCGGAAAAGTGGGGTGGTTGAGCATTGGGTTTACTTTTCCTGCGAGCTGCTTGAATGGGAAGCATTTGACCCTATAGGGTGCCGTTGGATGCATTTGCCAAGAATGTATTCAAATGATTGCTTTGTCTTTTCAGATAAGGAATCTTTGGCTGTTGGAACTGACCTTCTTGTTTTTGGGAAGAATGTCATGGCACACGTAATCTATAGATACAGTCTGTTGACGAACACATGGACTACCGGAATGAGCATGAACGAGCCTAGGTGTTTGTTTGGCTCTGCAAGCCTTGGGGAAATCGCCATACTGGCTGGCGGGTGTGACTCAAAGGGTAATATCCTCAGCTCTGCTGAGTTATACAATTCTGAAACGAGAACGTGGATGACGCTTCCAAGCATGAAAAAAGCAAGGAAAATGTGTTCTGCGGTTTTCATGGATGGAAAGTTTTACGTAATTGGAGGAATAGGAGGAGCTGAATCCAAGCTTCTGACATGTGGAGAGGAATATGATTTGGAAAAGGGGACTTGGACGGAGATCCTAAACATGTCCCCTAAGCGGACTAGTTCACCAAGAGAAAACGAACCACCTGCTACATCTGGGGCACCACCTCTGATTGCCGTTGTAAATAATGAATTGTATGCTGCTGATTATGCTTCAATGGAGGTGAGCAAATATAACAAGAAGAGTAGGGTTTGGATCGTCGTTGGTAAGTTGCCGAAACGTGCTGATTCTATGCGCGGTTGGGGATTAGCATTCAGAGGGTGTGGTGATCGTCTTATTGTTATTGGCGGGCCTCGTACTGCTG GCACCATACAAATTCGATGTTGTTTGCTTGTGGTTAACAATTGGTTCCCGGATGCACCCGGTTCTTGCTAA
- the LOC125205476 gene encoding F-box/kelch-repeat protein SKIP11 isoform X1: protein MLQDRPCLVSRDCNSMTCEQESNRTMLYGADKVEVKQGKRHLETNGEEDCIVKKVSKHSGDQVDTDLSIGGILKSVSGQSNSHGQDGDDSDSSSLIAGIGQDNSINCLIRCSRADYGLIALLNRSFRSLVRSGELYKLRRKSGVVEHWVYFSCELLEWEAFDPIGCRWMHLPRMYSNDCFVFSDKESLAVGTDLLVFGKNVMAHVIYRYSLLTNTWTTGMSMNEPRCLFGSASLGEIAILAGGCDSKGNILSSAELYNSETRTWMTLPSMKKARKMCSAVFMDGKFYVIGGIGGAESKLLTCGEEYDLEKGTWTEILNMSPKRTSSPRENEPPATSGAPPLIAVVNNELYAADYASMEVSKYNKKSRVWIVVGKLPKRADSMRGWGLAFRGCGDRLIVIGGPRTAGEGVIRVHSWVPSEEPAQWDVLGEKRCASFVYNCAVMGC, encoded by the coding sequence ATGCTGCAAGACCGGCCTTGTTTGGTTTCGAGGGACTGTAATTCAATGACGTGtgaacaagaaagcaataggaCTATGCTCTACGGGGCTGACAAGGTCGAGGTTAAGCAGGGCAAGCGCCACTTGGAAACGAATGGGGAGGAAGATTGCATCGTGAAAAAGGTGTCCAAGCATTCGGGCGATCAAGTAGATACTGATTTGTCTATTGGTGGGATTCTAAAGTCGGTTTCTGGCCAATCGAACAGCCATGGACAAGATGGCGATGATTCAGATTCGAGTTCATTGATTGCTGGCATTGGTCAGGACAACTCGATTAATTGTCTTATACGGTGCTCCCGGGCTGATTATGGTTTAATTGCATTACTGAACCGGAGTTTCCGGTCTCTTGTCCGTAGTGGTGAGCTGTATAAACTACGGCGGAAAAGTGGGGTGGTTGAGCATTGGGTTTACTTTTCCTGCGAGCTGCTTGAATGGGAAGCATTTGACCCTATAGGGTGCCGTTGGATGCATTTGCCAAGAATGTATTCAAATGATTGCTTTGTCTTTTCAGATAAGGAATCTTTGGCTGTTGGAACTGACCTTCTTGTTTTTGGGAAGAATGTCATGGCACACGTAATCTATAGATACAGTCTGTTGACGAACACATGGACTACCGGAATGAGCATGAACGAGCCTAGGTGTTTGTTTGGCTCTGCAAGCCTTGGGGAAATCGCCATACTGGCTGGCGGGTGTGACTCAAAGGGTAATATCCTCAGCTCTGCTGAGTTATACAATTCTGAAACGAGAACGTGGATGACGCTTCCAAGCATGAAAAAAGCAAGGAAAATGTGTTCTGCGGTTTTCATGGATGGAAAGTTTTACGTAATTGGAGGAATAGGAGGAGCTGAATCCAAGCTTCTGACATGTGGAGAGGAATATGATTTGGAAAAGGGGACTTGGACGGAGATCCTAAACATGTCCCCTAAGCGGACTAGTTCACCAAGAGAAAACGAACCACCTGCTACATCTGGGGCACCACCTCTGATTGCCGTTGTAAATAATGAATTGTATGCTGCTGATTATGCTTCAATGGAGGTGAGCAAATATAACAAGAAGAGTAGGGTTTGGATCGTCGTTGGTAAGTTGCCGAAACGTGCTGATTCTATGCGCGGTTGGGGATTAGCATTCAGAGGGTGTGGTGATCGTCTTATTGTTATTGGCGGGCCTCGTACTGCTGGTGAGGGTGTTATTAGAGTGCATTCGTGGGTTCCAAGTGAAGAGCCCGCGCAGTGGGATGTGCTTGGCGAAAAACGATGTGCCAGTTTTGTCTATAATTGTGCAGTGATGGGATGCTGA